One region of Juglans microcarpa x Juglans regia isolate MS1-56 chromosome 7S, Jm3101_v1.0, whole genome shotgun sequence genomic DNA includes:
- the LOC121241074 gene encoding putative disease resistance RPP13-like protein 1 — translation MAELAGLFLSPLLQTFFERVTSGEFVDFFRRQKLNQALLEKLEISLLSVNAVFEDAEEKQVANPNVKNWLDKLKDVVYDAEDILDEIDTEVMRCQLDTSKVRKAFSNSLFNPFVKKIEPKIKQVLDRLEYLVRQKKHMGLKEGVQGKPSERLPTTSLVEESDICGREDDTEKIIDSLFSVDVSGNKLFVIAIVGMGGLGKTTLAQLVYNDESVKKHFDLKAWACVSDDFDVFKITKAILKEVGSSANGDDTTLNWHQNRLKESLTGKKLLLVLDDVWNDNSINWEALSKPFKFGAQGSRILVTTREERVASVMKAEIYNLKSLPEKECWSLFVRHAFRGSIHPELEAIGRQIVEKCKGLPLAVKTIGALLSFNVDADNWNEKLKSELWDMSTEIIPALRLSYKYLPSHLKRCFAYCSIFPKDYFFEEEELVLLWMAEGFLQMSNYKTMEQVGHDYFFDLVSRSLLFQQSSHKYLGNYSRPSTFGMHDLVNDLARFVSGQFIFRLEGGNLLQVTNKTRHISIVETIPKKLEALYEAKGLRTFLPIYGGIFPHVSLPMLRFLRVLSFARNRNLTELPGSIGKIRHLQYLNLSFTPIRKLPDSICKLCNLQTLRLWRCQNLTALPRDMHKLVSLRHLNLDGTAITEMSLHLGRLKCLQTLDIFVVSEKHCGSSIGELGNLEDIGGFSLLGSSKMSNLLPMHWMQG, via the coding sequence ATGGCCGAGCTTGCAGGCTTATTTCTCTCCCCACTCCTCCAAACGTTTTTTGAAAGGGTGACATCTGGTGAATTTGTTGACTTTTTTCGTAGACAAAAACTCAACCAAGCACTCTTGGAAAAACTGGAGATATCATTGTTGTCTGTGAATGCTGTGTTTGAAGATGCAGAGGAAAAACAAGTGGCAAATCCCAACGTCAAAAACTGGCTCGATAAGTTGAAAGATGTTGTCTATGATGCAGAGGACATCTTGGATGAGATTGATACCGAAGTCATGCGTTGCCAGTTGGATACAAGCAAGGTACGAAAAGCCTTCTCTAATTCTTTATTTAACCCTTTTGTCAAGAAAATAGAACCAAAGATAAAACAAGTGCTTGACAGATTGGAGTATCTTGTAAGACAAAAGAAACACATGGGTCTAAAAGAAGGCGTTCAAGGGAAGCCATCCGAAAGATTGCCCACAACTTCTTTGGTTGAAGAATCTGATATTTGTGGTAGAGAAGATGATACGGAGAAAATAATTGATTCCTTGTTCTCAGTTGATGTAAGTGGCAATAAGTTGTTTGTGATTGCTATTGTTGGTATGGGGGGACTTGGCAAGACCACCCTTGCTCAGCTTGTATACAATGACGAGAGCGTGAAGAAACATTTTGACCTTAAAGCATGGGCTTGTGTTTCGGATGACTTTGACGTCTTTAAGATAACAAAAGCAATTCTAAAGGAAGTAGGTTCCTCCGCTAATGGTGATGATACGACTCTAAATTGGCATCAAAATAGACTAAAGGAGAGTTTGACGGGAAAGAAACTTCTACTTGTTTTAGATGATGTTTGGAATGACAATTCTATTAATTGGGAGGCCTTAAGTAAACCCTTCAAATTTGGAGCACAAGGGAGCAGAATTTTGGTAACCACACGTGAAGAACGAGTAGCATCGGTTATGAAAGctgaaatttacaatttgaagtCACTACCAGAAAAAGAATGTTGGTCACTTTTTGTAAGACATGCGTTTCGTGGCAGTATCCATCCAGAGCTAGAAGCAATTGGAAGACAGATCGTGGAAAAATGCAAAGGTCTCCCTTTAGCAGTCAAGACAATTGGAGCTCTCTTGTCGTTTAACGTAGATGCTGataattggaatgaaaaatTAAAGAGCGAGTTGTGGGACATGTCGACTGAAATTATTCCTGCTCTAAGattaagttataaatatttgCCCTCACATTTAAAGCGATGCTTTGCTTATTGTTCGATATTtccaaaagattattttttcGAAGAAGAGGAATTAGTCTTATTGTGGATGGCAGAAGGTTTCTTGCAAATGTCTAACTACAAAACAATGGAGCAAGTTGGTCATGATTACTTTTTTGATCTGGTATCGAGATCGTTATTATTTCAACAATCAAGTCATAAATATCTGGGCAATTATTCAAGGCCTTCAACATTCGGAATGCATGATCTTGTCAATGATTTAGCAAGATTTGTATCTGGGCAATTTATCTTTAGATTGGAGGGTGGCAATTTGCTCCAAGTTACGAACAAGACTCGCCATATATCAATTGTTGAAACCATCCCAAAGAAGTTAGAGGCACTTTACGAGGCCAAGGGATTGCGCACTTTTCTCCCAATATATGGTGGAATATTCCCACATGTTTCGTTGCCCATGTTGAGATTCTTACGAGTGCTTTCCTTTGCAAGGAATAGAAATTTAACTGAGTTGCCTGGTTCAATTGGCAAAATTAGACATCTACAATATTTGAATCTGTCTTTCACACCAATTAGAAAACTACCTGATTCTATATGTAAATTGTGCAATTTGCAAACATTGAGATTATGGCGTTGTCAGAATCTTACTGCATTGCCTAGAGATATGCATAAACTCGTTAGTTTGCGTCATCTTAATTTAGATGGAACTGCCATAACGGAGATGTCGTTACATCTGGGTAGACTAAAATGTCTACAGACTTTGGATATATTTGTTGTCAGTGAAAAACATTGTGGATCGAGCATTGGGGAGTTGGGGAATCTTGAAGATATTGGGGGTTTCTCTCTATTAGGAAGCTCCAAAATGTCAAATCTCCTGCCGATGCATTGGATGCAAGGTTGA
- the LOC121241072 gene encoding linoleate 13S-lipoxygenase 2-1, chloroplastic-like: MRANGNRGLVSLNIYRDQCMLSNHIPNSSYPRTTYYRIASFMTSGSLNTRVSSTVNPKTMLPRICQPRSSETDLLFGLLQKPFIHINGSSSLPIWSRSSIGKKYNKAIHCTGFISSNIKSVASTSTTPTTTSTASKATEKSVIRVQAVVIVKPTVRGFLSNLGIQRGLDDIKDLLGKTLLLELVSSELDSETGLEKESVEAYAHKAGKGEEGVKYETEFEVPVDFGEVGAVLVENEHHREMFVETILIHGFPQGPINVTCCSWVHSKFDNPVKRVFFTNKSYLPSQTPSGLRRLREEDLESLRGNGEGEPKRFERIYDYDVYNDLGEPDKSLELQRPVLGGKEYPYPRRCRTGRPLSEADPQSETRKTSRFYVPRDECFSEIKQLTFSAKTVYSVLRVLVPSLGVVISDRDLGFPYFTAIDSLFTEGVNLPSEEDQEGFLKAIMPRLVKTISKTGGDVLRFETPETMNRDKFFWFRDEEFARQTLAGLNPYSIRLITEWPLKSKLDPEIYGPPESAITTEIIEEEIGGLMTVEKALKEKKLFMLDYHDLLLPFVSKVRQIKGTTLYGSRTLFFLTKDGTLRPLAIELTRPPMDGKPQWKQVYAPSWHSTEVWLWRIAKAHVLAHDSGYHQLVSHWLRTHCVTEPYVIATNRQLSVIHPIYRLLHPHFRYTMEINALAREALINAGGTIESAFAPGKYSMEICSAAYDLQWRFDRESLPADLINRGMAVEDPTAPHGLRLTIKDYPYANDGLILWDAINQWVTDYVNHYYPNPNLVESDQELQSWWTEIRIVGHADKKDEPWWPVLKTQKDLIDILTTITWVTSGHHAAANFGQYAYGGYFPNRPTIARTNMPTEDPTEEEWKKFMKKPEHALLQCFPSQLQATRVMAVLDILSNHSPDEEYLGEKSEPSWAEDSFIKEAFERFHGRLRELERIIDERNENNSLKNRVGAGVVPYELLKPFSSPGVTGKGVPYSISI; encoded by the exons ATGAGAGCAAATGGAAATCGTGGTCTTGTCTCTCTCAATATATACAGAGATCAGTGCATGCTTAGCAACCACATACCAAATTCCAGTTATCCAAGAACTACATATTATCGTATAGCCAGCTTCATGACCTCTGGTTCCTTAAATACTCGGGTATCTTCTACTGTAAACCCTAAAACAATGTTGCCTCGAATTTGCCAGCCACGCAGTTCTGAAACCGACCTGCTCTTCGGCCTGTTGCAGAAGCCATTCATCCATATCAATGGCAGCTCTTCGCTTCCAATTTGGTCAAGATCCTCCATCGGCAAGAAGTACAACAAAGCCATTCACTGTACTGGGTTCATTTCTAGCAACATAAAAAGTGTAGCTAGCACTAGTACTACTCCTACTACAACGTCTACGGCGTCCAAGGCTACCGAGAAGTCTGTTATTAGAGTTCAAGCCGTTGTAATCGTGAAACCAACGGTTCGTGGGTTTTTGTCAAACCTTGGGATACAGCGAGGGCTTGATGATATCAAAGATTTGCTTGGTAAAACACTCCTCCTGGAGTTAGTTAGCTCCGAGCTTGATTCCG AGACGGGATTAGAGAAAGAAAGTGTTGAGGCATATGCACACAAGGCGGGGAAAGGGGAGGAGGGGGTGAAGTACGAGACGGAATTTGAAGTGCCAGTTGATTTTGGAGAGGTTGGGGCTGTGTTGGTTGAAAATGAGCACCACAGGGAGATGTTCGTAGAGACTATACTCATCCATGGCTTCCCTCAAGGCCCCATAAATGTGACCTGTTGCTCCTGGGTTCACTCCAAGTTCGACAATCCTGTCAAGAGGGTATTTTTTACCAATAAG TCATACTTGCCCTCACAAACACCAAGTGGATTGAGGAGGCTAAGAGAAGAAGACCTGGAGAGTTTGCGAGGAAATGGTGAAGGAGAACCTAAGAGATTTGAGAGGATATACGACTATGATGTGTACAATGATCTTGGGGAACCCGATAAGAGCCTCGAACTTCAAAGACCAGTACTTGGTGGCAAAGAGTACCCCTATCCTCGACGTTGCAGGACCGGACGCCCCCTTTCCGAAGCAG atccACAGTCAGAGACGAGGAAAACTAGTAGGTTTTATGTTCCTCGAGACGAATGCTTCTCGGAGATAAAGCAGCTAACATTCTCGGCGAAGACCGTATACTCAGTGTTGCGAGTATTGGTGCCATCACTAGGAGTTGTGATTTCGGATAGGGATCTTGGATTCCCATACTTCACAGCCATAGACTCGCTTTTTACAGAAGGGGTTAACTTGCCATCGGAAGAAGACCAAGAAGGGTTTCTCAAAGCAATCATGCCCAGGCTTGTAAAAACCATTTCCAAAACCGGAGGAGATGTGCTCCGCTTTGAGACCCCCGAAACTATGAACA GGGACAAGTTCTTTTGGTTTAGGGACGAGGAATTTGCTCGACAGACTCTTGCTGGTCTCAACCCATATAGCATACGGTTGATCACG GAGTGGCCATTGAAGAGTAAACTTGATCCTGAGATCTACGGTCCACCAGAGTCAGCCATCACGACAGAAATTATTGAGGAAGAAATTGGAGGCCTAATGACTGTTGAAAAG gccttaaaagaaaagaagctgTTTATGCTAGATTATCACGACCTGTTATTACCATTCGTCAGCAAAGTAAGACAGATTAAGGGCACCACACTGTACGGCTCACGCACACTATTCTTCTTAACTAAAGATGGCACCTTGAGGCCGCTGGCGATTGAACTGACTCGGCCACCTATGGACGGAAAGCCGCAGTGGAAGCAAGTTTATGCACCTTCTTGGCATTCAACAGAAGTTTGGCTATGGAGGATTGCTAAAGCTCATGTCCTTGCCCATGACTCTGGCTATCACCAGCTCGTTAGTCATTG GCTAAGAACTCATTGTGTAACAGAGCCTTATGTAATTGCGACAAATAGGCAACTTAGCGTGATTCATCCAATCTACAGACTGTTGCACCCTCATTTTCGTTACACAATGGAGATCAATGCTCTGGCTCGAGAAGCACTTATCAATGCAGGTGGCACCATTGAGTCTGCATTTGCACCTGGTAAATATTCCATGGAAATCTGCTCTGCCGCCTATGATCTCCAGTGGCGGTTCGATCGGGAGTCACTTCCTGCTGACCTAATTAACAG GGGAATGGCCGTTGAGGATCCAACTGCTCCTCATGGACTAAGGCTAACTATCAAAGACTACCCCTACGCCAATGATGGTCTCATCCTCTGGGATGCCATCAACCAATGGGTCACAGACTATGTCAACCATTACtaccctaaccctaaccttgTGGAGTCTGATCAAGAGCTCCAATCATGGTGGACGGAAATTCGAATAGTTGGCCACGCTGACAAGAAGGATGAACCATGGTGGCCGgttctcaaaacccaaaaagaCCTAATTGACATCCTCACAACGATCACTTGGGTGACTTCCGGCCACCATGCCGCTGCCAACTTCGGTCAATATGCTTACGGGGGCTACTTTCCAAATCGACCAACCATTGCTAGAACCAACATGCCCACAGAAGACCCAACTGAAGAAGAATGGAAAAAGTTCATGAAAAAACCTGAACACGCACTTTTGCAATGCTTCCCTTCACAGCTTCAAGCAACAAGAGTGATGGCTGTTTTGGATATATTGTCTAATCATTCACCTGACGAGGAATATCTTGGGGAGAAAAGTGAGCCATCGTGGGCTGAAGATTCGTTCATAAAAGAAGCATTTGAGAGGTTCCATGGGAGATTGAGGGAACTTGAACGGATAATTGATGAAAGGAATGAGAACAATAGTTTGAAGAATAGAGTAGGAGCTGGGGTTGTGCCGTATGAGCTTTTGAAGCCATTTTCCAGCCCTGGCGTAACTGGAAAAGGAGTTCCATATAGCATTTCTATTTGA